A window of Campylobacter cuniculorum DSM 23162 = LMG 24588 contains these coding sequences:
- the recO gene encoding recombination protein RecO encodes MQGFILHTQRVKDEDLIVYILSKNKVLKTYRFYGLRHSSILNGYKIDFATEDNPSFLPRLKDVLHMGFLWITQREKMFLWQEFIRLLYAHLKDIDELDNFYFELLDECAKKFLKQNPKRVIIDAYIQILEFEGRLHKDFICFSCDEKIDREVTLLRAFLPAHNVCALGYAFQKDKLKIFYENKNSSIFEDEEIEKLYHLIKEGL; translated from the coding sequence ATGCAAGGTTTTATTTTACACACTCAAAGGGTGAAAGACGAGGATTTGATTGTTTATATTTTGAGTAAAAATAAGGTTTTAAAAACCTATCGTTTTTATGGTTTGAGACATTCAAGCATTTTAAATGGTTATAAAATAGACTTTGCAACAGAAGACAATCCAAGTTTTTTACCGCGTTTAAAAGATGTTTTGCATATGGGCTTTTTATGGATAACACAGAGGGAAAAAATGTTTTTGTGGCAAGAATTTATCCGCCTTTTATACGCTCATTTAAAAGACATTGATGAGCTTGATAATTTTTATTTCGAGCTTTTAGATGAATGTGCTAAAAAATTTTTAAAACAAAATCCAAAACGTGTGATTATCGACGCTTACATACAAATTTTAGAATTTGAAGGAAGACTTCATAAGGATTTTATTTGTTTTTCTTGTGATGAAAAAATTGATAGAGAAGTTACGCTTTTAAGGGCTTTCTTACCTGCTCACAATGTTTGTGCTTTAGGATATGCTTTTCAAAAAGACAAATTAAAAATATTTTACGAAAATAAAAACTCAAGCATCTTCGAAGATGAAGAGATAGAGAAACTTTACCATTTGATTAAAGAGGGTTTGTGA
- a CDS encoding radical SAM protein: MKIVFGPVSSRRFGLSLGVDLSPALKQCNFDCVYCELSPAKSIQAQNSVVSVEEILHEINVNLNKGLEFDVLTLTANGEPSLYPHLKELITSLKKLLNNKKILILSNGTAVLHRDKFEALLELDIVKFSLDSVISKTFYRIDRALKSIDLNLMIEKMAEFSRIFKGELVMEILVVAGLNDNEKEFKALDEALEKISPLRVDLSTIDRPPSYPVKAVSEQKLNELATFIKSVPVLIAQRNFSEKKIRLSKEELLKMLHLRPQSQMDIELKFDDETLKNFNELLAQGCIKILKLAGVKFYKVDKNY, from the coding sequence ATGAAAATCGTTTTTGGTCCCGTAAGCTCGAGACGTTTTGGGCTTTCTTTGGGTGTGGATTTAAGTCCTGCTTTAAAACAATGTAATTTTGATTGCGTTTATTGTGAGTTAAGTCCTGCTAAAAGCATACAAGCACAAAATTCTGTTGTGAGTGTTGAAGAGATTTTACATGAGATAAATGTGAATTTAAACAAGGGGCTTGAATTTGATGTGCTGACCCTTACGGCAAATGGAGAACCTTCACTTTATCCACATTTAAAAGAATTAATCACTTCTTTAAAAAAACTGCTCAACAATAAAAAAATTCTCATACTAAGCAACGGCACAGCAGTTTTGCATAGGGATAAATTTGAAGCTTTGCTTGAACTTGATATTGTAAAATTCAGCCTTGATAGTGTAATTTCTAAGACTTTTTATAGAATTGATAGGGCTTTAAAGAGTATTGATTTAAATTTAATGATAGAAAAAATGGCAGAATTTAGTAGAATTTTTAAGGGTGAGCTTGTTATGGAAATTTTAGTTGTTGCGGGATTAAATGACAATGAAAAGGAATTTAAAGCCTTAGATGAGGCTTTGGAAAAGATTTCTCCCTTAAGAGTGGATTTAAGCACTATTGATAGACCTCCATCTTATCCCGTTAAGGCTGTGAGTGAGCAAAAACTCAATGAACTTGCCACTTTTATAAAAAGTGTGCCTGTTTTAATAGCCCAAAGGAATTTCAGTGAAAAAAAAATAAGATTGAGCAAAGAAGAGCTTTTAAAAATGCTTCATTTGCGTCCTCAAAGTCAGATGGATATTGAGTTGAAATTTGATGATGAGACTCTTAAAAATTTCAACGAGCTTTTAGCTCAAGGATGTATTAAAATTCTTAAATTAGCAGGAGTAAAATTTTATAAAGTGGATAAAAATTATTAA
- a CDS encoding MnmA/TRMU family protein → MKALALFSGGLDSMLAMKLISSQGIEVKALHINIGFGGSVDKSALMKKRAAMVGASFEMIDVRNAYLQKVLFNPQYGYGKHFNPCIDCHAFMFKTALSMLESEKASFIITGEVLGQRPMSQRNDAMAKVKKLALDEENLILRPMCAKNLPPTKPEIEGWVDRDKLEGISGRSRKRQLELAAEFGLEDFESPGGGCLLTLESFAKKIRDFIKFDENMEVNDAQLLKYGRHLRLPKGAKMIIGRNELENEFLRQLKTDKYEEIKLFDLIGAYSLVDSKIEKEDLDLALKIALTYTKNEQGKSYKLGFKDKDYQSVAFEDKTKISEFFVN, encoded by the coding sequence ATGAAAGCACTTGCTCTTTTTAGTGGTGGGCTTGATAGTATGCTCGCAATGAAACTTATAAGTTCTCAAGGTATAGAAGTTAAAGCTCTGCATATTAACATAGGTTTTGGCGGGAGTGTCGATAAAAGTGCCTTAATGAAAAAACGTGCAGCTATGGTGGGAGCAAGTTTTGAGATGATTGATGTCCGCAATGCCTATTTACAAAAAGTACTTTTTAATCCTCAATACGGCTATGGAAAGCACTTCAATCCTTGCATTGATTGCCATGCTTTTATGTTTAAAACCGCACTTTCCATGCTTGAGAGTGAAAAAGCGAGTTTTATCATCACAGGTGAAGTTTTAGGACAACGTCCTATGAGCCAAAGAAATGATGCTATGGCAAAGGTTAAAAAACTTGCTTTAGATGAAGAAAATTTAATCTTGCGTCCTATGTGTGCTAAAAATTTACCTCCAACAAAACCTGAAATTGAAGGCTGGGTGGATAGAGACAAGCTTGAGGGTATTAGCGGACGTAGTCGTAAAAGACAGCTTGAACTTGCCGCTGAATTTGGCTTAGAGGATTTTGAAAGTCCGGGTGGAGGCTGTTTGCTCACTCTTGAGAGCTTTGCAAAAAAGATAAGGGATTTCATAAAATTTGATGAAAATATGGAGGTTAATGACGCTCAACTTCTTAAGTACGGCAGACATTTAAGACTTCCAAAAGGTGCTAAGATGATTATAGGACGCAATGAACTTGAAAATGAATTTTTGCGTCAGCTTAAAACCGATAAGTATGAAGAAATCAAACTTTTTGATTTGATAGGAGCGTATTCTTTGGTGGATAGCAAGATTGAAAAAGAAGATTTAGACCTTGCTTTAAAAATCGCTCTTACTTATACAAAAAACGAGCAAGGTAAGAGCTATAAACTCGGTTTTAAAGATAAAGATTATCAAAGTGTAGCTTTTGAAGATAAGACTAAAATCAGTGAATTTTTCGTGAATTAA
- the ybeY gene encoding rRNA maturation RNase YbeY — MILCEEPCEFLDKIAQNLSPKDIELVFINDEEMKKLNKTQRGIDKSTDVLSFPLENIDEHLPLGCIAINLDLAKEKSKELGHSLNDELSLLFIHAMLHLLGFDHETDNGEMRQTEKEWIEFFKLPQSLIMRSETQID, encoded by the coding sequence ATGATACTTTGCGAGGAACCTTGCGAATTTTTAGACAAAATTGCACAAAATTTAAGTCCTAAGGATATAGAGCTTGTTTTTATCAATGACGAAGAAATGAAAAAGCTTAACAAAACACAAAGGGGGATAGATAAAAGCACAGATGTGCTTTCTTTTCCGCTTGAAAATATTGATGAACATTTACCGCTAGGTTGCATTGCTATCAATCTTGATTTAGCAAAAGAAAAATCAAAAGAATTAGGACATAGTCTTAATGACGAACTTTCCTTGCTTTTCATCCACGCTATGCTTCATTTGCTTGGATTTGATCATGAAACAGATAATGGCGAGATGAGACAAACAGAAAAAGAATGGATTGAATTTTTTAAACTTCCACAAAGCCTTATCATGCGAAGTGAAACTCAAATTGATTAA
- the hemE gene encoding uroporphyrinogen decarboxylase: MIFIDACFKKSTPYTPVWMMRQAGRYLKEYMQVRELAGDFLSLCKDYKKASEVSLQPVEILAVDAAIIFSDILVVPLEMGMDLKFEKGEGPVFANPICTKEDLEKLEIQKAVKKLSYVYDALKLTRDKLAKDKALIGFCGSPWTIATYMIEGRGSKNYAQAKKMLYQNPEFLHALLRKLSEVLKFYLEEQIKAGANAVQIFDSWANALEKEAFFKFSFQYMLEISDFIKAKYPHIPVIIFPKGISGYLDEIEGNFDVFGVDWSTPLQLAKDKLSPQFTLQGNMEPCRLYDKNAIKQGVEEILKIMKARSHIFNLGHGILPDIPVENAKYFINLVQRLSQK; encoded by the coding sequence ATGATATTTATCGATGCATGTTTTAAAAAATCCACACCTTACACTCCGGTTTGGATGATGCGTCAAGCAGGACGATACCTTAAAGAATATATGCAAGTACGTGAACTTGCAGGTGATTTTCTTTCACTTTGCAAGGATTATAAAAAAGCGAGTGAAGTGAGTTTGCAACCTGTGGAAATTTTAGCTGTGGATGCAGCGATTATTTTTTCAGATATTTTAGTTGTTCCGCTTGAAATGGGCATGGATTTGAAGTTTGAAAAAGGCGAAGGTCCTGTTTTTGCAAATCCTATTTGCACAAAAGAAGATTTAGAAAAACTTGAAATTCAAAAGGCTGTGAAAAAACTTTCTTATGTTTATGATGCCTTAAAGCTCACTCGCGACAAACTTGCTAAGGATAAAGCTTTGATAGGATTTTGCGGCAGTCCTTGGACGATTGCAACTTATATGATAGAGGGCAGGGGTTCAAAAAATTATGCTCAAGCTAAAAAAATGCTCTATCAAAATCCTGAATTTTTACACGCCCTTTTAAGAAAATTAAGCGAGGTTTTAAAATTTTATTTAGAAGAGCAGATTAAGGCTGGAGCAAATGCGGTGCAGATTTTTGACAGCTGGGCAAATGCTTTAGAAAAAGAAGCTTTTTTTAAATTTTCTTTTCAATATATGCTTGAAATTTCAGATTTTATAAAGGCTAAATATCCGCATATCCCTGTGATTATCTTTCCTAAGGGTATTAGTGGGTATTTAGATGAAATTGAAGGAAATTTTGATGTTTTTGGTGTGGATTGGAGCACCCCCTTGCAATTAGCTAAGGATAAATTAAGCCCTCAATTTACTTTACAAGGCAATATGGAGCCTTGCAGACTCTATGATAAAAATGCTATCAAACAAGGTGTGGAGGAGATTTTAAAGATTATGAAAGCAAGGTCTCATATTTTCAATCTCGGACACGGAATCTTACCCGATATTCCTGTTGAAAATGCAAAATATTTCATCAATTTAGTCCAAAGGCTTTCACAAAAATGA
- a CDS encoding HXXEE domain-containing protein produces MLKWLYDNWMKATPFLALYGFIFIFLYVKDYSYPLYLIWLQIVVYWFHEFEEYILPGGFLEYFNHNMMKSDSGDYPLTKAGSFWINIPLVYLLMPLSAILAHYFGIKWGLWCAYFSYLNAFTHVVMFLKFNRKYNPGLL; encoded by the coding sequence ATGTTGAAATGGTTGTATGATAATTGGATGAAGGCAACGCCGTTTTTAGCTTTATATGGTTTTATCTTCATTTTTTTGTATGTAAAAGATTATAGCTATCCTCTTTATCTTATATGGTTACAAATCGTTGTGTATTGGTTTCACGAATTTGAAGAATATATTCTACCCGGCGGATTTTTAGAATACTTTAACCATAATATGATGAAATCTGATAGCGGAGATTATCCCTTAACAAAAGCAGGGTCTTTTTGGATAAATATTCCTCTTGTATATCTTTTAATGCCGTTATCTGCAATACTTGCTCACTATTTTGGTATAAAGTGGGGTTTGTGGTGTGCTTATTTTTCTTATTTGAATGCATTTACTCACGTGGTAATGTTTTTAAAATTTAACAGAAAATATAACCCGGGCTTGTTGTAA
- a CDS encoding HXXEE domain-containing protein, which yields MVKFIKYYALEIYTIISMFILVVAGIIGDLSLIQKFVLVYIFLFVLHEWEEMKYPGSLTKLIANMLGVDINIEQERASRIPTSILLLTFTITPFIFHNYPITILPLAFLGLFEGLVHIFFIKLFKCPKFYSPGMVTAEIQAIVTIILFAYLIENNILSGFDYLIGALVMFACFIVMQKTLTTMIGYKYSDVYKNLKKQLVKR from the coding sequence ATGGTAAAATTTATTAAATATTACGCTTTAGAAATTTATACGATAATTTCAATGTTCATTCTTGTTGTAGCAGGAATTATCGGTGATTTATCCCTTATTCAAAAATTTGTTTTAGTGTATATTTTCTTATTTGTTTTACACGAATGGGAAGAAATGAAATATCCCGGAAGCCTTACAAAATTAATTGCAAATATGCTTGGAGTTGATATTAATATTGAGCAAGAAAGAGCAAGCAGAATTCCAACAAGCATTTTGCTCTTAACATTTACAATAACACCTTTTATTTTTCACAATTATCCGATAACCATTTTACCACTTGCCTTTTTAGGACTTTTTGAAGGTCTTGTTCATATTTTTTTCATAAAACTTTTTAAATGTCCTAAATTCTATTCTCCCGGAATGGTTACAGCGGAAATTCAAGCCATAGTTACAATCATATTATTTGCATATTTGATTGAAAATAATATTTTATCGGGTTTTGATTATTTAATAGGTGCATTAGTAATGTTTGCTTGTTTTATAGTAATGCAAAAAACTTTAACAACAATGATAGGTTATAAATATAGTGATGTTTATAAAAATCTCAAAAAACAACTTGTTAAAAGATAA